A segment of the Ammospiza nelsoni isolate bAmmNel1 chromosome 9, bAmmNel1.pri, whole genome shotgun sequence genome:
TGCTACGTTTAAAATAACTGCAATTTTTACATTGGAGgtttgttgcatattttatgaaaaatccttttgccaggatcttttctcctgagaagctgagcaacttcagcttctccatgttttgctgctttggaatgtgatctGGAGAAcagtttacccagcatgtgaaattgtttttacttgatgaccaatgacagccacctgtgtcgaggctgtgagcagtcacaagacTTCAtcatcattcctttctattccttgctagccttctgatgaaatcctttcttctatagtatagttttaatatatataataaaataataaatcagccttctgaaacatggagtcaagattctcatctcttccctcgtcctgggacccctgcgaacaccaccACAGAGGTTTTCCTGTAACCAGCGAATCCCTCCTTCCCTGTCCCATAACACCACCTGTCCTAGGAAACGAGAGATCAGGGAAAAGGACTGGCAGTGTCCCACCAAGCATCCAACAGCCAGCAGGGcgtgcagcagcaggatggtgGCCACGGTGGCCACGGCGACGCGGCGGTTGTCGTCGCGGACGGCGGGCCAGAAGGTCatcaccagcacagagcccGAGAGGCACAGCGAGAACACCATGAGCACCCAGCGCACCACCTTCTGGGGGATGATCCACAAGatctgcaaaaggcagcacAAGGCTTGCAACgggctggcagagaggctgTGTGTTCTGTGACACTGTCAGCACTTCTGTTTGTGCACAAATGAACTCACGCCTAAATCTGACCCATCTCTTACTGGAGGAAAGGGTAAGAGCAGTGCTGAGCTTCACTCCCAGACACAACACAGGTGAATCTCAAGTTATGCCACTCCCTTCAAGGCCTGtcctgttgcagacatcttttatggaaaatcctttccttaggatttttcctcctgagaagattagaggcctcaggaacaaaatgtaaacaatggttatctgctgctgtggaatgcaacaggtgcatctgtgattggcccatgttaaatgtttgtaattaatggccaatcacagtcagctggctcagacacatagcccgagccacaaacctttggtatcattctttgctattctattcttagctagccttctgattaaatcctttcttctactcttttagtatagttttaatgtaatatatatcaaaaaataatacatcaagccttctgaaacatggagtcagatcctcgtctcttccctcatccaagaacccctgtgaacactgtcacactgtccccagccagggAAACTTGTCCTTGGAGCCATCAGCATCTGTTCCCTGGGGACACAAACATCCTGATTCCTGAGGCTGCCTGCCAGGctcaccagcagcaccttgcTTGGTTTTGCTGCCTCTGGGGAAACGATGTGTCCTGGGCTTTTCCAGCACCCACAAGACACCTTTACACTAGACAAGCCTcaagaaaaagagcaaaagatTTTCCCAGTCTCCAAAATTTTGACAAATATCAACAATATTATAAGAAAGAGCAAATTTTCTCAGGCAGGACATGTGAGAGGTGCACTCTTAGCCATACGTACCGCTGTGGGAATGTAAACGAAGAGGGAGTAGCCATACACACACACTATCTCCAGGAAGGAGTAGGAGACAATGTTCATGACTTTACTGTTCCTCCACATCAGGAATCCCCAGAGAGCGAGGGGAACAAGCCAAGCGTACGCATAAATCGTTGTAGCTGCTATGGACACTGGAAACACAACAAAGGGTTTCATGTTCTACTTTGAATCCTGACAGAACCAAAGGTGTAGAAGCATTCAGCATGAAAACTAGAAAGCTACCTGTGAAGATACTTCCAAAAGATGAAGTTTGAATTATTAATAAACTGAAAACTGTATTTATATCTAGTTTACACCCAGTACTCTGCCAGCACTTCAAGTAGGTGATAGCAGTGATAATCTCATCTGGTAATTTTCTGCCCTAGGCCTGCAGGTTCCTGGGAGGCCACAGATCCAGGAAGGCCCTCACCAAAGCACCAGAGTGCCCAGTACTGGGCTTTCACTCTCTGTACAAGGAGGCATCCACTAAGGCTGGAAAATAACTAATTACTCGTGCTTGCTCTTCTAAATCCCTGAAACTAGCCTATGTTCTGAAGAAACAGGGTTCTGCCAGTCACAGCCCATTTTAAGGGCTTGTTTCACACGtctaaaaatttaaaaccacCAATCAATAAAAAGACTAAAGTGTTAAATCAAAGCCATGACCTGGTTTGATATTACTTCAtttgcacattaaaaaaaaaaaagacaccaaaaaacaaaacaaaaaaaaaaaaaaaaacaccaaaaaaactaCCCCCACAAATGACTACTTACAAACCTTTTCTGAACTCAGGCACGTAGTGGTACGTTGGTTTGCCCAGATGGATGAAGAAATTTGAGAGATTGCCACTAACAGCAATGGTGAACACGAGTGTAGCACATATCCAAAATGGAccttaaaagggaaaaaaaatcaatagcaCCTCCTCTGCTGTCTTGTTTTCTAGGCCagcaaataaaatgtaataCAGACTCAAAATATTTAGCACAGCAAGTAACTTCTCCCACCTCACACCTACCATAAAGATCAGGATTGCTGCGGATATACAGCCTTACAAAGTTCTTCCCAGGGACTGGGAACACTGATCCTTTGATTCTGTCCAGGACCTAAGAAACATAAGGATTTGTCTGACTGACAAtgcaagaaggaaaaacacCTCATTGGATAAGGCATAATTCAGACAACAGTTCTCCTCTGGAGCAGAATATTAACCTGGTATGTGTCCACATCGAAGAAGGTCTGGTAGTACTCAAAAGTCCAGAAAGGGGCACTTTTCTTCTGTCCTGCAAGCAGCTAGATGGTGGGAAAGGCAACATGGAAAGTGTTACAAGCACACAATTTATGCATTACTAACTCATTTACACAGTGGTCACATGATTTTGGTAcccaaactgaaaacaaacacaacaggGCAGGATTATGTAATGgtttccctcttcccctccaaCAGCTGCAGACAGCCAGTCTCTTATCTCCCTGTAGGCAGAACCACGGCCTGAGGTTGTAAAGAGCAGCCTGCTACTGCCGGCCGCCACATCATCTGGAACACTCACCCTCACCCCCACGACAAGTCCCTTCTGCTGTCAGAAACACAGAACGGCCTGTgcttgaagggaccttaaagatcatctcactccatccccctgccatgggcagggacaccttccactatcccaggttgctccaagactggccttgaacacttgcagggatggtgcagccacagcttctctgggcaacctgtgctagcacctcaccaccctcactcACAGgacagaatttcttcctataACCAATCTAAACTTCTTCTCTCTTAGTGTGAATCcatcccccttgtcctgttctCTACATACACTTGTAAgaagtctctctccatctttctcaTAGGCCCCCACCATAGAGGTGAGAGCATTACCTCTGTTTTATCGGAGTCATCAGTGCCCAGTAACTCATCATCCTCTTCcctccctggctcctgcaggtGGCTGTGCTGATTCTTGGGGATTTCGACTGGCTCATCGATGCTTATGGTGGTGGCATCAGGATTTGCTGCAAGCAAATTAGCTGCATCGTCAAATTCTGCAAATAAGTACATTACAAGACAGGTGATGAACAAGACACTAAAATTTTTGTTCTCATGGCTcaaataaatgcataaatacCCTGAGACAGAACAACCACTAGTTTAGGCATGTTGGGTATGATCTATTTCCTAAAGTCCAAGCTGACACGGATCAAGCCGAACATTCAGTCAGTGGATAAAGTGTGAGTTTGCTTTTCCTGCCAGTCTGCCTGCAGGATGTGACACTGGCAGGACTGGAGCCTGCCTTCCTGTCCTGCCAACAGCCCCAGCCTAGGGCCAGCAGGTCTCTGCAGGGCAAGGGAAAGCTGTCTCCTAGAGAAATGGGTACTTTTAATATTCTCCAAAAACTGACGTGCAATTTTTAATGAAGAACTAAAGAAGTCTGAAACCGGGGCCTTCTGCAAGTTACAGAGCGCTCTGCCCCCTTCCAGCTGTCACTTGCTACCACAAAGGATTCCAGTCTACGACTTCCGTCAACACCGGTTACATTTTTTATCTGGCCAGCAGTACAATTCCATCTCACAAAATTCAGGATACCTGACCCCATCCTGACCGCACAAACAACACTCTCAGGACGTTTTCATTCCGCGAACGCTCAGGGACGCTCCCAGAGCCTCCAGCGCCGGACGGCTCCCCCAGCCGGGCCCAGCCTCGCGTCGGCACCTGCCACATCGCCTTTACCTTGGAATTTGAGGTCGTCCGCCGTCGCCATTCATCCGCCGGGACGAGGATCAGCTCCTCGGGGCTCGACCCTCCTGCAAGAGGACAAGGTGGCGCTGGGGCTGGGGCGGGTGCGGTGCCCGCCCTGCGCCAGCGCTGCTGCGCCCCGCTGCTGTGCCCCGCGGCCGCGCCCCCCGAGCCCCGCACCCGCCCGGGCCCCGGGCCGGGCACCCCGCACCTCAGCGCCGCCGGTCCGCTCCCTTAAAGGCGCCGCCACCGCCGCGCGGCCCCGGCCAATCAGCGGCGCCGCTGAGCCCCTCTGCCCCCGCCCCTcggagagcagcagccccgcCGGTGACGCGCCTGGCACCGACCAATCAGAGCCCGCGCGGCGCTTCCGCGTgcgcgcccgcccgccccctTAAAGGACCCTGCTGTCTGTGAGGGAACATGGCGGGGCTGTGGGTGTTCGTGCCCTTGTACAGCTGTTACAGACGTACACTGCGTGTTCTGGTAAATGAGAGTTTTACCAAAG
Coding sequences within it:
- the YIPF1 gene encoding protein YIPF1 isoform X1, whose protein sequence is MATADDLKFQEFDDAANLLAANPDATTISIDEPVEIPKNQHSHLQEPGREEDDELLGTDDSDKTELLAGQKKSAPFWTFEYYQTFFDVDTYQVLDRIKGSVFPVPGKNFVRLYIRSNPDLYGPFWICATLVFTIAVSGNLSNFFIHLGKPTYHYVPEFRKVSIAATTIYAYAWLVPLALWGFLMWRNSKVMNIVSYSFLEIVCVYGYSLFVYIPTAILWIIPQKVVRWVLMVFSLCLSGSVLVMTFWPAVRDDNRRVAVATVATILLLHALLAVGCLAYFFDAPELDISAPIIPAPIIPAHNGTTVITKSH
- the YIPF1 gene encoding protein YIPF1 isoform X2; translation: MATADDLKFQANPDATTISIDEPVEIPKNQHSHLQEPGREEDDELLGTDDSDKTELLAGQKKSAPFWTFEYYQTFFDVDTYQVLDRIKGSVFPVPGKNFVRLYIRSNPDLYGPFWICATLVFTIAVSGNLSNFFIHLGKPTYHYVPEFRKVSIAATTIYAYAWLVPLALWGFLMWRNSKVMNIVSYSFLEIVCVYGYSLFVYIPTAILWIIPQKVVRWVLMVFSLCLSGSVLVMTFWPAVRDDNRRVAVATVATILLLHALLAVGCLAYFFDAPELDISAPIIPAPIIPAHNGTTVITKSH